A stretch of the Bradyrhizobium sp. CCBAU 53351 genome encodes the following:
- a CDS encoding calcium:proton antiporter, whose protein sequence is MSAHNPTPRSSWIFPALAVLLFAAVSATGYVFTLSPSGLVFAIVLLVILFGAVFAAVHHAEVIAERVGEPYGTLVLTLSVTIIEVALITTIMLGDKPAPALARDTVFAVVMIVCNGLVGLCIFIGGLRYREQGFQLSGANVYLSVLFALATITLIMPNYTTSTPGPVFSAAQLGFVDVVTLALYGVFLYTQTVLHKDYFVHERADGEAGEVHPSGRMFVLSIVLLLVALLAVVLLAKKFSLVVDAVAAKIGAPPAFTGLLVALLILMPEGVAAVSAARKNDLQKSINLALGSSLATIGLTIPAVGTATYALDKELELGLSAQGSVLLLLTFFLSMLTFGTGRTNVLFGLVHMVVFAVYVFMVFVP, encoded by the coding sequence ATGAGCGCCCATAATCCGACGCCCCGGTCATCCTGGATCTTCCCGGCGCTGGCCGTACTGTTGTTCGCAGCCGTCAGCGCGACGGGCTACGTGTTCACGCTCTCGCCGAGCGGGCTCGTCTTCGCCATCGTCCTCCTGGTCATCCTGTTCGGCGCGGTGTTCGCCGCGGTTCATCATGCCGAGGTGATCGCCGAACGGGTCGGCGAACCCTATGGCACGCTGGTGCTGACACTCTCGGTGACCATCATCGAGGTGGCGCTGATCACCACGATCATGCTGGGTGACAAGCCTGCGCCGGCACTGGCGCGTGACACCGTGTTCGCCGTGGTCATGATCGTCTGCAACGGCCTCGTCGGGCTCTGCATCTTCATCGGCGGTCTGCGCTATCGCGAGCAGGGCTTTCAGCTCTCCGGCGCCAACGTTTATCTCAGCGTCCTGTTCGCGCTCGCGACCATCACCCTGATCATGCCGAACTACACGACCAGCACGCCGGGGCCGGTCTTTTCGGCGGCTCAGCTCGGTTTCGTCGACGTGGTCACGCTCGCCCTGTACGGCGTGTTCCTCTACACCCAGACCGTCCTGCACAAGGATTACTTCGTCCATGAACGGGCGGACGGGGAGGCCGGCGAGGTGCACCCGTCGGGCAGGATGTTCGTGCTCAGCATCGTGCTGCTGCTGGTTGCGCTGCTGGCGGTCGTGCTGCTGGCCAAGAAGTTTTCGCTGGTGGTCGACGCCGTCGCGGCCAAGATCGGCGCGCCGCCGGCCTTCACCGGGCTTCTGGTCGCGCTCCTGATCCTGATGCCGGAGGGCGTCGCGGCCGTCTCCGCGGCTCGCAAGAACGACCTGCAGAAGAGCATCAACCTGGCGCTCGGCTCGTCGCTGGCCACCATCGGGCTGACGATCCCGGCCGTCGGCACTGCCACCTACGCGCTCGACAAGGAGCTCGAGCTCGGCCTCAGCGCCCAGGGCAGCGTGCTTTTGCTCCTGACCTTCTTCCTGAGCATGCTGACCTTCGGCACGGGCAGGACGAATGTCCTGTTCGGGCTGGTCCATATGGTGGTATTTGCCGTCTACGTTTTCATGGTTTTCGTACCCTGA
- a CDS encoding alpha/beta hydrolase, giving the protein MTIAKWTVILLVAVYLAGLVLLYVRQREMLFPIPTIERTSPAAADCPEAEEHVLTTSDGEKVIVWHVPAKPGRPVILYFPGNGDFLAGRVSRFKAMTADGTGLVALSYRGYAGSSGAPSEQGLLSDAAAAYAFTSARYGADRIVAWGFSLGTGVAVALASDHAIGKLILEAPYTSTVDIAALAFRYVPVRLLMRDQFRSDERIARVTVPLLVMHGTNDLAISILFGERLFALAHEPKQFVGFAGGGHDNLDSFGAVETARRFIGY; this is encoded by the coding sequence ATCACCATCGCCAAATGGACCGTCATCCTGCTCGTGGCCGTCTATCTCGCCGGGCTCGTCCTGCTGTATGTCCGGCAGCGCGAGATGCTGTTTCCCATACCGACGATTGAGCGAACCTCGCCCGCTGCGGCGGATTGTCCCGAGGCGGAGGAGCATGTCCTGACCACCTCGGATGGCGAGAAGGTCATTGTCTGGCACGTGCCGGCGAAACCCGGCCGTCCCGTGATCCTGTATTTTCCGGGTAATGGCGATTTCCTTGCCGGTCGTGTCAGCCGCTTCAAGGCGATGACGGCCGACGGCACCGGCCTCGTCGCGCTGTCCTATCGCGGCTATGCCGGCTCGAGCGGCGCGCCGAGCGAGCAGGGCCTGCTCAGCGATGCGGCCGCCGCCTACGCTTTCACCAGCGCGCGCTATGGGGCGGACCGAATCGTCGCCTGGGGCTTTTCGCTCGGGACGGGCGTGGCGGTCGCGCTTGCCTCCGACCACGCCATCGGCAAATTGATCCTGGAGGCGCCGTACACCTCGACGGTCGATATTGCAGCATTGGCATTCCGCTACGTGCCGGTGCGCCTGCTCATGCGCGACCAGTTTCGTTCCGACGAACGGATCGCGCGCGTCACGGTGCCGCTGCTCGTGATGCATGGCACCAATGATCTTGCCATTTCGATCCTGTTCGGAGAGCGTCTGTTCGCGCTCGCGCATGAACCGAAGCAGTTCGTTGGTTTTGCGGGCGGCGGACATGACAATCTCGATAGTTTCGGTGCGGTCGAAACGGCAAGGCGCTTCATTGGATATTAA
- a CDS encoding cupin domain-containing protein: MLAAKSEVQVDNEEVRVTEWRLGPGSATGHHTHGMDYVIVPVVAGEMTIVAPGGERSKAQLAAGKSYFRKAGVQHDVLNETSTEIVFLEIELKP, translated from the coding sequence ATGCTTGCCGCCAAATCCGAAGTTCAGGTCGATAACGAGGAGGTTCGGGTCACCGAATGGCGGCTCGGTCCGGGCAGCGCCACCGGGCATCACACCCACGGCATGGATTACGTGATTGTTCCCGTCGTGGCGGGGGAGATGACCATCGTAGCCCCCGGCGGCGAGCGGTCCAAGGCGCAGCTGGCGGCCGGGAAATCCTATTTCCGCAAGGCTGGCGTCCAGCATGACGTACTTAACGAAACCTCAACCGAGATCGTGTTCCTTGAGATCGAGCTGAAGCCGTAA
- the aqpZ gene encoding aquaporin Z, producing MDIKKYAAEAIGTFWLTFAGCGSAVIAAGFPQVGIGLVGVSLAFGLSVVTMAYAIGHISGCHLNPAVTVGLAAGGRFPAGQILPYVIAQVAGAIVAAWLLYVIASGAPGFDVSKGFASNGYDAHSPGQYSMIVCFLTEVVMTMMFLFIIMGATHGRAPAGFAPLAIGLALVMIHLVSIPVTNTSVNPARSTGPALFVGGWATAQLWLFWVAPLIGGALGGVIYRWLSEEPTGVVAGVKTV from the coding sequence ATGGATATCAAGAAATACGCTGCTGAAGCCATCGGCACCTTCTGGCTCACATTCGCAGGTTGCGGGAGCGCGGTGATCGCCGCCGGCTTTCCGCAGGTCGGAATCGGCCTGGTCGGTGTCTCCCTCGCGTTCGGGCTTAGCGTGGTCACCATGGCCTATGCGATCGGCCATATCTCGGGTTGCCATCTCAACCCCGCGGTCACCGTCGGTCTTGCTGCCGGCGGCCGTTTTCCCGCCGGGCAGATCCTGCCCTATGTGATTGCCCAGGTGGCAGGTGCGATCGTGGCGGCTTGGCTGCTCTATGTCATCGCGAGCGGGGCTCCCGGATTCGACGTCAGCAAGGGCTTCGCATCCAACGGCTATGATGCGCATTCGCCCGGCCAGTACAGCATGATCGTCTGCTTCCTCACCGAGGTGGTGATGACCATGATGTTCCTGTTCATCATCATGGGCGCCACGCATGGCCGCGCGCCCGCCGGCTTCGCACCGCTCGCGATCGGGCTCGCGCTGGTGATGATCCATCTCGTCAGCATCCCCGTCACGAACACGTCGGTGAACCCGGCGCGCAGCACGGGCCCCGCGCTATTCGTCGGCGGCTGGGCGACAGCGCAGCTTTGGCTGTTCTGGGTCGCACCGCTGATCGGCGGCGCGCTGGGCGGGGTGATCTATCGCTGGCTCAGCGAGGAGCCCACCGGCGTCGTCGCGGGCGTGAAGACGGTGTAA
- a CDS encoding 5-(carboxyamino)imidazole ribonucleotide synthase, giving the protein MSDAKQVKLKPGDTIGILGGGQLGRMLAMAAARLGLRCQVFSPDPDSPAFDVVLNATCAEYADVEALELFANDVDVITYEFENVPSAAAMVLDARRPVLPNRKILETTQDRLAEKDFVTRLGIGTAAYADVTSVASLREAIVRIGLPAVLKTRRFGYDGKGQAIIRAGDDIAKVWTSLATKSAILEAFVPYEREISVIAARSITGEVECFDVTENEHRDHILKISRAPARIPDSLAEEARGIAGKIASALDYVGVLAVEMFVLANGTGPKVLVNEIAPRVHNSGHWTLDGASVSQFEQHIRAIAGWPLGKPVRHGEVVTMTNLIGDEINDYEKWLGVPGATVHIYGKGAPRPGRKMGHVTEVRPSKDK; this is encoded by the coding sequence GTGAGTGACGCAAAGCAGGTGAAGCTGAAGCCCGGCGACACCATCGGAATCCTCGGCGGCGGACAATTGGGACGGATGCTGGCGATGGCGGCGGCACGGCTCGGCCTGCGCTGCCAGGTGTTCTCGCCCGATCCGGACTCGCCCGCTTTCGACGTCGTGCTGAACGCGACCTGCGCCGAATATGCCGACGTTGAAGCGCTCGAACTGTTCGCCAACGACGTCGACGTCATCACCTACGAATTCGAGAACGTGCCCTCGGCTGCGGCGATGGTGCTGGATGCGCGCCGGCCGGTGCTGCCCAACCGCAAGATCCTCGAGACCACCCAGGACCGGCTCGCCGAGAAGGATTTTGTCACCCGCCTCGGCATCGGTACGGCCGCTTACGCCGACGTCACCTCGGTGGCTTCGCTGCGCGAGGCCATCGTCAGGATCGGTCTTCCGGCCGTGCTCAAGACCCGCCGCTTCGGTTATGACGGCAAGGGCCAGGCCATCATCCGCGCGGGCGACGACATCGCCAAGGTGTGGACCAGCCTCGCCACCAAATCGGCGATCCTGGAAGCCTTCGTGCCGTACGAGCGCGAGATTTCCGTGATCGCCGCACGCTCGATCACAGGCGAGGTCGAGTGCTTCGACGTCACCGAGAACGAGCATCGCGACCACATCCTGAAGATCTCGCGCGCACCCGCACGGATCCCGGATTCGCTTGCCGAGGAAGCGCGCGGCATCGCCGGAAAGATCGCCAGCGCGCTCGACTATGTCGGCGTGCTCGCCGTCGAGATGTTCGTGCTCGCCAATGGCACGGGACCGAAGGTGCTGGTCAACGAGATCGCCCCGCGCGTGCATAATTCCGGGCACTGGACGCTCGACGGCGCGTCGGTCTCGCAGTTCGAGCAGCACATCCGCGCCATCGCCGGCTGGCCGCTCGGCAAGCCGGTGCGCCATGGCGAGGTCGTCACCATGACAAATTTGATCGGCGACGAGATCAACGATTACGAGAAGTGGCTCGGCGTGCCGGGCGCGACCGTGCACATCTATGGCAAGGGCGCGCCGCGCCCCGGCCGCAAGATGGGCCACGTCACCGAAGTCAGGCCGTCGAAAGACAAGTGA
- a CDS encoding sodium:proton antiporter: MRWPYALPFAGLLLSIALGPLLFPKIWHYHYGKIAAAWSLAALASLVIFAGGAATLAALVHALLAEYLGFIVLLFSLYVVAGGILITGDIKATPAINAGILALGTLGASIVGTTGAAMILIRPLIRANRPRRHNAHVIVFFIILVANVGGALSPLGDPPLFVGFLHGVDFFWTTRTIWLQTAVVAGLLLAIFVAVDVWRFRSEPLLDDAGPGKPVRIRGLVNLVLIAAIVASLLVSAMWKPGIAFDVLGTKFELEDIARNLALLAIAALSVWLTPDEHRLANGFTWEPIREVAKLFAGIFVAIIPVIAMLNAGHHGAFAWLLSAVTAPDGTPREVAYFWFTGLMSAFLDNAPTYLLFFELAGGDPQVLMHQLSGTLASISMGAVYMGALTYIGNAPNFMVSSIASENGIEMPSFFGYFLRAGAVLIPLFLLLTLLPVAPILRWH, encoded by the coding sequence ATGCGCTGGCCCTATGCGCTGCCCTTTGCGGGTCTGTTGCTGTCGATCGCGCTCGGGCCCTTGTTGTTTCCGAAGATCTGGCACTACCATTACGGCAAGATCGCCGCCGCCTGGTCGCTGGCGGCGCTGGCCTCGCTGGTGATTTTTGCCGGAGGCGCGGCGACGCTGGCGGCGCTCGTGCACGCTCTGCTCGCTGAATATCTCGGCTTCATCGTGCTGCTGTTCTCGCTCTATGTCGTGGCCGGCGGAATTCTCATCACCGGCGACATCAAGGCCACGCCGGCGATCAATGCCGGCATCCTCGCGCTCGGTACCCTGGGCGCGAGCATCGTCGGCACCACGGGTGCCGCGATGATCCTGATTCGTCCGCTGATCCGGGCCAACCGGCCGCGGCGCCACAACGCCCATGTCATCGTCTTCTTCATCATCCTGGTTGCAAATGTCGGCGGCGCGTTGAGCCCGCTCGGCGATCCCCCGCTGTTCGTCGGTTTCCTGCACGGCGTCGACTTCTTCTGGACCACCAGGACCATCTGGCTGCAGACCGCGGTCGTGGCCGGATTGCTGCTTGCCATTTTCGTCGCCGTCGACGTCTGGCGCTTCCGCAGCGAGCCTTTGCTCGACGACGCCGGCCCCGGCAAGCCCGTCCGCATCCGCGGCCTCGTCAATCTCGTGCTGATAGCCGCCATCGTCGCGAGCCTGCTGGTGTCGGCGATGTGGAAGCCCGGCATTGCCTTCGACGTTCTCGGAACGAAGTTCGAGCTGGAGGATATCGCGCGCAATTTGGCGCTGCTGGCCATTGCGGCGCTGTCGGTGTGGCTGACGCCGGACGAGCACAGGCTCGCCAACGGCTTCACGTGGGAGCCGATCCGCGAGGTCGCAAAGCTGTTCGCCGGCATCTTTGTCGCCATCATCCCGGTCATCGCCATGCTCAACGCCGGCCACCACGGCGCCTTCGCGTGGCTGTTGTCGGCCGTGACGGCACCGGACGGCACGCCGCGTGAGGTGGCCTATTTCTGGTTCACGGGCTTGATGTCGGCGTTCCTCGACAATGCGCCGACCTATCTGCTGTTCTTCGAGCTCGCCGGCGGCGATCCGCAGGTGTTGATGCATCAGCTCTCGGGCACGCTCGCTTCCATCTCCATGGGGGCGGTCTACATGGGGGCGCTGACCTATATCGGCAATGCGCCGAACTTCATGGTGAGCAGCATCGCAAGCGAGAACGGCATCGAGATGCCGAGCTTCTTCGGCTATTTCCTGCGGGCCGGCGCCGTGCTGATCCCGCTGTTCCTGCTGCTGACGTTGCTGCCGGTCGCGCCGATCCTGCGCTGGCATTGA
- the rpsU gene encoding 30S ribosomal protein S21 produces MQVLVRDNNVDQALKALKKKMQREGIFREMKLRGHYEKPSEKKAREKAEAVRRARKLARKKLQREGLLPMKPKPVFGAGPGGDRGGRSGPGAGPRGPR; encoded by the coding sequence GTGCAGGTTCTCGTTCGCGATAACAATGTCGATCAAGCCCTCAAGGCGCTGAAGAAGAAGATGCAGCGCGAGGGTATTTTCCGCGAGATGAAGCTCCGCGGTCACTACGAAAAGCCGTCCGAGAAGAAGGCCCGCGAAAAGGCCGAAGCCGTGCGCCGTGCGCGCAAGCTGGCCCGCAAGAAGCTGCAGCGCGAAGGCCTGTTGCCGATGAAGCCGAAGCCGGTGTTCGGCGCCGGTCCCGGCGGTGATCGTGGCGGTCGTAGCGGCCCGGGTGCAGGTCCGCGCGGACCGCGCTGA
- a CDS encoding tetratricopeptide repeat protein, with the protein MASPFPQRGLARRRRIWWPFALALTGIALCGCSFDLGSLMPEKDKPQQEAPKAAAPAESAVSAGNVTEAQARTAKAQSLAKSGETAAALDEFNRAVDLDPYNAQALYGRALIYQGNHQHDFAIADFTAASGLNPQKVEPLLGRAISYLALGKVKEAAADLDEASEVDPHSAQVWTARGQAYERLGDKAKAAASYTRAVSLRPRDDTARSGLARVGG; encoded by the coding sequence ATGGCCTCCCCTTTCCCCCAACGCGGCTTGGCGCGGCGACGCCGGATCTGGTGGCCGTTCGCGCTGGCTTTGACGGGGATCGCGCTGTGCGGCTGCTCCTTCGATCTGGGATCGTTGATGCCGGAGAAGGACAAGCCGCAGCAGGAAGCACCCAAGGCGGCCGCGCCCGCTGAGAGCGCGGTGAGCGCCGGCAACGTCACCGAAGCTCAGGCCCGCACCGCAAAAGCCCAATCCCTGGCGAAGTCAGGCGAGACCGCGGCAGCGCTCGACGAGTTCAATCGCGCGGTCGATCTCGATCCCTACAATGCGCAGGCGCTTTATGGCCGTGCCCTGATCTACCAGGGCAATCATCAGCACGACTTCGCGATCGCCGATTTCACTGCTGCGAGCGGGCTCAACCCCCAGAAGGTCGAGCCGCTGCTCGGCCGCGCCATCAGCTATCTTGCGCTCGGCAAGGTCAAGGAAGCCGCAGCCGATCTGGATGAGGCTTCCGAGGTGGATCCGCACAGCGCCCAGGTCTGGACCGCGCGCGGACAGGCCTATGAACGGCTGGGCGACAAGGCCAAGGCGGCCGCTTCCTACACACGGGCCGTCTCGCTTCGCCCACGCGACGACACCGCGCGCAGCGGCCTTGCCCGCGTCGGCGGCTGA